DNA sequence from the Chlorocebus sabaeus isolate Y175 chromosome 25, mChlSab1.0.hap1, whole genome shotgun sequence genome:
ATGTGCTCTGAGTCAGGGTAGGGATCACTCATTCCCTTGCCCTGCTCTCCTCCCATAGAAGATCTGGTTCTGGGGCCAGTTTACCATCTCAAACCCAATCTGGGCAGACCCAGGTGGGGATGGTTTGGGAAGCCAGGCTCCTTCTTCTGCATGACAAAGGGTGGGGCTGCCCTCCCTCCTGGCAACACTTCAGACCATTGTAAACAGTCTCCCAATCCACATTCGCTTTCTTTTTCTGACCTCTGGCTAGCGTTGCCAGACGTGACAAATAAgggtgaggtggctcaagcctataatcccagcactttgggaggccgagacgggtggatcacgaggtcatcagatcgagaccatcctggctaacatggtgaaatcccggctctacttaaaaaaaaaaaaaacaaaaaactagccgggcgaggtggcaggcgcctgtagtcccagctactcgggaggctgaggcaggagaatggcgtaaatccgggaggcggagcttgcagtgagtggagatccggccactgtactccagcctgggtgacacagcgagactccgtctcaaaaaaaaaaaaaaaagaaaagaaaaaataaattaaaatataggaCTCTGGTGAAATTTGAATGTCAGGTagacaatgaataattttttagtataattatGTCCCAAATAGTGTCTTGTATTTTATCTGGTAGCCCTACCCCTGGCTGATCACCCAATTGTTTTATTTCCCCAGCAAAACTCTTTAACCAGATCACAAATCCACATTCAGGATAGAGGTCCTCTGTCTTGGGGGATTGTCCCCCTGCCCCAGCCTAGACCTGATCACCTGGATTGAGACCACCTGACTCCCTTTAGGGCATAGGTCAAAACTAGGCTGTAAATAATTTGAGTGTGCCAAGAACTTTGTGAATTGCAAGACCTGACTTTATATGGACATTGATCATTAACTTTGTGAGCTTCAGGAAGTTGACacgtctctgagcctcagttttttttcAGCTCAAAAATTGggagaggttgctgtgagctgagactccgccattgcactccagcctgggcaacaagaatgaaactctgcctcaaaaggaaaaaaaactgggGGAGAAGGTAGCCTGGATATTCCTTTCAACTCTAAACTTTAATTCTGTGAACAGCAGGGATGAGGGAGAGGATGAGGCTCCTTCCTTATTGGACAAAACCCCATTGGTACTAAATGCTCCCAGGCTCCCTTGCCTAGGAAGGTCTCCCCAGAACAGTGGGAAGTCTGGTTTCACAACTGGGGACCACCAGCTCAGGATCTCATGAGGCCCCAGGACCCTCTGAGCAGGGGCCCAGATGCTCATCCCTGCAGGCCAGATTGGCCCTTACATTGCCCAAGTCATTCTCGTTCCTGTCGATTGGTTGGTTGCAGCAAGGAACAAGCCTCTAGGTCCACTTACCAGCAACTGGGGGAACTGAGCCTCTTGCAGAGAATGAGAGCCCCATGTCTACTCTAGGAAATGAACTTTTTAATTTAACTGGTCAGGCCTCAACTCACATTAGGGGTTCACGACCATTGTACAGACAGCCGTAGCCAGCTGTTCACAGCCCAGACAGACTTGTCCTATCTAGACAGCCCCTCCTCCCAGCTCTGGGACCTGTCTGGCTGTGAGCTCCCAGGAGGTCCCAGGGGTGtgacctccctccctccttccctctccactccctacctcctccctccaccccaggcTATAAAGCTGCCCAGGCTTGGCTCTCAGTACATCCAGCTGCCTAAGACCCTCCTTTAGCCATCTCGAGGGACATTCCCATTCTGCCCACCGCTCCTTCCAGGCAGTGCCATGCGACCCCTGTGGCTCTGCTGGGCACTCTGGGTGCTGCCCCTGGCCGGCTCCGGGACGGCCCTGACTGGGGAGCAGCTCCTGGGCAGCCTGCTGCAGCAGCTGCAGCTCAGCGAGGCGCCGGTACTGGACAGGGCCGACATGGAGGAGCTGGTCATCCCCGCCCACGTGAGGGCCCAATACGTGACCCTGCTGCAGCGCAGCCACGGAGACCGCTCCCGCGGCAAGAGGTTCAGCCAGAGCTTCCGAGGTGAGGCCCTTCCTCCCTGCTGCCCCTGGTCCCATGGGGCAGGTCAGATGTGTCCACTCCGGTGGTGTCAAAGGCTCCTGGCCTTGCAGAGGTCTGTGGGAGGCTGGGTGAGGGCCACGGTCTAAAGGGCAGTGAGGTGGGGCCGGGCCTGTGAGGATGGCGGGGCCTCAGCATGCAGTGGTGGACGCAGTCAGGACTCCCGgggtctgttttcatactgccaCTGTGGTCTGAGCTCTACTTGGAGCATATTGCTTTAAAATCATCTCACAACCATTCGCTTATGTGGAACTGGGGTGTAACTATGTCTTGCCCATCTTCCAGCATTGTGAACATCAAAATGAGTCATCGTAAATAGAAGCGTGTAAATAGAAGCGCGTTTGGGTAACTGGAAAATACTGCACTTAAGTAGACTACCTGGGTTATACCTGGCTGTCAGGGGTGCAGCCTCTCACCTCCCTAGCTCCTCAGTGCGCAGAGCTAGACCCAAGGCCAGGCACCTGGGTGGATTCTGCTCCCAGCATCTCAGTTGAGGCAAACTTGCTAGCCCAGGGTCCCACGGGCGCCCCTGCATGCTGGATTGAGATGATTACTAAACAAGGCCCAAATCCAAGGGAGATTTTTAAACTGGGTTTGCCCCAGAGATAGAACAGGGGCCGGTGTCTCCTTGGCCTGGCTGCCAGCTCAGTGGCCCTGCCATCCTCAGAGTTTCCCTGGAGTCCAGGGAGGCCCTGCTGACCCTGCTCTTGTCCCCAGAGGTGGCCGGCAGGTTCCTGGCGTCGGAGGCCAGCACCCACCTGCTGGTGTTCGGCATGGAGCAGCGGCTGCCGCCCAACAGCGAGCTGGTGCAGGCCGTACTGAGGCTCTTCCAGGAGCCGGTCCCCAAGGCCACGCTGCACAGTCACCGGCGGCTGTCCCCGCGCAGCGCCCGGGCCCGTGTGACCGTCGAGTGGCTGCGCGTCCGCGACGACGGCTCCAACCGCACTTCTCTCATCGACTCCAGGTGGGGGTCGCGCGGGCGCgcagggcagggggagggggctgTTGGGCCTGGTTTGGGGGCGGGGACGCGGGGGGCGGAGCGGGGTCCTCCGGGCCCGTCCCAGTCCCCGCCCTCACGCGGCGCTGGGTCTCTTTGTCGTGTCTCAGGCTGGTGTCCGTCCACGAGAGCGGCTGGAAGGTCTTCGACGTGACCGAGGCCGTGAACTTCTGGCAGCAGCTGAACCGGCCCCGGCAGCCGCTGCTGCTACAGGTGTCTGTGCAGAGGGAGCATCCGGGCCCACTGGCGTCCGGCACCCACAAGCTGGTCCGCTTTGCCTCGCAGGGGGCGCCGGCCGGGCTTGGGGAGCCCCAGCTGGAGCTGCACACCCTGGACCTCGGAGACTACGGGTAGGTGCTGAGGGTTAAACTGGTGAGTCGGaataaagagacagagaggcaattaaatttgttttgaaatggacaACTTTTCGGAGTGCTCTGGGAATGAATGAGACAACATATACAATTCTTCCTCTGACTCTTAGGAGGTCCTCAGTAAATATCAGTTATTAATTTTCAAGTTATTTGTAGCTGTCTATCCTATATCACAAACATACAGCTTTTTGAAGTTGAGAGATGGATCATAAATCTCCATCCCAGAtgccctctgacctcagccttcccagctgACTGCTGACCCTGCTCTCTTTGCCCACATAGAGCTCAGGGCGACTGTGACCCTGAAGCACCAGTGACCGAGGGCACCCGTTGCTGCCGCCAGGAGATGTACATTGACCTGCAGGGGATGAAGTGGGCCGATAACTGGGTGCTGGAGCCCCCGGGCTTCCTGGCTTATGAGTGTGTGGGCACCTGCCAGCAG
Encoded proteins:
- the LOC140710229 gene encoding left-right determination factor 1-like, with amino-acid sequence MRPLWLCWALWVLPLAGSGTALTGEQLLGSLLQQLQLSEAPVLDRADMEELVIPAHVRAQYVTLLQRSHGDRSRGKRFSQSFRGEALPPCCPWSHGAGQMCPLRWCQRLLALQRSVGGWVRATV